GCAGACAAATCCGAGCCCTGCTTCATCTGCTCCGACAGGGGAACGCCCCTCGTCTGAGCACCCAGCCCCCCCTCGCGAGTGGAAGCGAAGGGATACTCGTCACAACTCCCCGAACCGGTCCAAGCGCTCATGCACCCAGCCAACTCCCTATTATCCCGATTCTCGCCCTTATTCTTTGCGTAATGCAGCAGGAGTGGATGCCCCTTATCGATCGCCGAGCGATCATTTATCGCTATCTCTGGCGTCCGCTTGCCATCCACCACAAAAACCGGCAAATTTCTACACTGCGTCTCCCGAAGACCTGTCGATGTCATACAATTATCAACTACCGTGTCCCACTCTGCATCCGACAGGGCCTCAGGCTTCTTGAACAGCTTACGCCACCCTATCTTGTAATCATCATTTTGTAGGATGCGCGACAGGATGGCGGGTATCGACTTCCTGACAGCCTTTGCAGCTGCGGCACCAGGAGGGACGACAGCAAGCGGCGTCACCCCTTTACGCTGCACAGGCTTCTTTATGCTCGTATTTGCGGGATGAACTCCGTCCGGCTTGGTCTTTCCATCAAGATTTCCGTTAGGAGTATCCCAATTGCAACTGTCACAGTAGAGGCCAGTCGGGTCGGAATGCACAACAGGACTGTTGTAGCTGTACGCATATCCATTCATTTGGAGCGGTTGAGCCAGATCAATGACCGGGTCCGCTGAGATGAAGCGACCCGTGTTCTGGTCGTATTCGCGGGCGCCGATGTGGGTCAGGCCCGTGGCCGTGTCGTCGATACCGACGCCGATGTAGCCGCGCTTGTTGGGCCAGGACGCCGGCTTCGGGCCACGGAGTTCGCCGTACGGCTTGGCCGCTCGGCGGGTGACCGCCTGGCCGCTCGCCAGAGCCACCGCCGTGTTCGCCGTGCCTAGGTGATCCGCGAGGAGGGCCGAGAGCTGGTGCCCTGTCGTCGCGCCGCTGGTCGCGGTGCGGGTCACGACCGGGGCGCCGGGCTGAGCGTAGGAGCGCGACGCGCGGGTCACCGCGCCGGCGCTGCTCGTCGTCACCTCCGTCTCGCCCAGGTACAGAGTCGAACCGGAGGGGGAGTTCTCCAGGAGGCGGTTGCCGCCGGCGTCGTACACGTACGTCGTCTTCTTGCCGCCGACCGTGATCGTGTCGAGCTTGTTCTCCGAGGTTCAATCCAGGTCTTGCGGCCCAGCGGCCAGGTCACGGACCGTCGTGTTGCCCACCGCGTCATACGTGTACGTGCTCCCATGCCCCGCCGGGCTGGAGCCGATCGACGTCATCGTGTGCGGCTGCTTGGGGTTGTAGCCGTACGTGAACGTGACGTTCTTGGTCGCGTCCGTCGGGTCGGCCTCCGTCAGGGTCGCCCGGTTGCCCAGCCAGTCGAAGGTGAAGGACTGGTGGTAGGCGGTGGCGCCGGTGCTGACCGTGTTCGCCGCCGGGGCCGTGGCCGCCAGCGTCGACTTCAGCGAGGTGTCCGGGGCGGATGCGTCGGTCGCCGCGTCCGGGGCGTCGGCCACCGGACCCGACGAGGCCGCGTAATCCGTCCGCGGGCCCCACGTCGTCCCGTCCGCCGACTTGCAGCCCGTGCCGTTGCCGGTGGGCGCGATGTTCGACGTCCAGGCGTTGACCAGCTCGCCCATCACGTCGTACGTGAAGCACTGGGTGTCCCAGGTGTCGCCCGAAGCGTCCGACAGCTGGCGGGCGTTCGACGTGATGATGCCGGACTTGTCGTACGCGTAGTGGCTGTTGGAGATGCGGTGCGGGCCCGCCGTCTCACGGTCCGCGACCGTGCGCTGGAGCCGTCCGGTGTAGGGGTCGACGAAGTTGGTCGTCCAGACGCGGTTCGGCTGGGAGCCGGACACCGTGCGAAGGGGTTCGCCGTACGGGGAGTAGGTGACGTCGGACGTGTACCAGGCGAGACCCGAGGTCGACTCGGTCAGGCCGTCGCTGTTGTAGCGGGTGACGACCTTCTCCTGGGCCAGCCCGCCCACGGACGGCAGCGTGACCGTCTGCGGCTTTCCGGTGGGCGTGTACGTGTACTTGTACGCGTACGTCCCGGAGACACCCGTCGTCATGGTGTTGGCCGGGATCACCGTCTCGGTACCCGTCGGGCGGTACTCGGTGTCGTAACCGGTGACACGGCTGATGTAGTCGCCGTTCACGGTGTGCCGGGTCGAGGCGACCGGCTGGCCGAGCGCTCCCGACAGGGAGTCATACGTGAACGACTTGACCGGCGTGCCGGTCTCGGAGTTCTCGCGGACGAACTTGATCCGGCCCAGTTCGTCGTACTCCGTGTATGCCGTCCGCTTTTTCGCGTCCGTGACCTTGTACGGCCGGTCGGCCTCGTCGTACCAGGTCTCCGTCTTGCCCACGTCCGGGTCGGTCGTGGAGACGACGCGCCCGCGGGCGTCGTACGTGTACGTCCACTCGTTGCCGGCCGGATCCTTGACACTGGTGCGCTGACCACGGGCGTCGTACCCGTAGGTCGTCGTACGTCCGGCGGTCGTGGTGTCGTCCTTGTAGCGGACGATCGAGCTGACCCGGCCGAGGGCGTCCGTGTGCGTCCGGGTCCGCGGGGAGGTCGAACCGGCCGGGTCGACGTAGGTGCTGGTGTCGCCGTATTCCGTCTTCGTCGTGTGCACCACGTTCTCGTCGTGGTACTTCGACTCGTTCACCGGCCGTTCGAGGCCGTCGTACAGGAACTTGACCCGGCTCGGGACGAGCGACTTCGACTTGGGGGCGAAGAGTTCGGCGGTCGGTTCGTCCTTCGCGAGGTAGGCGCTGGTCTGCTCGTCGACCAGGCCGTGATCGTCGTAGGTGGTGTCCGTGACGACGCGGCCGGGGCCGTGCGCCTCCGACTGGGTCTGGACCTGGCGCATCAGGCCGTCGAAGATCGTCACCTGACGGCTGTAAGTGCCGTCGTCCTTCAGTGTCCTGGTCGTGACGGCGGCGGGTCGGGACTCGTCCGAGGTGGCGATCGCCGGTTGGTACTCGATCTCGACGTTCGGTGACTTGCCGCCCGAGGAGCGGGACGGGGACCAGCCCTTCACGAATCTGCCGAGTGCGTCGTACTCGTTCCGGGTGACCCGGCGGTTGGGGTCGGTGACCGTCAGCGCGAGGCTGCGGCCCGGGTCGAAGGTCGTGATGACGGAGTGGCCCTTGGCGTTGATCGCCGTCACGGAGGTGACGGGGCCACCCGTGTCCCCGGGCGTGTACTGCATCTCCGTCGTGCCCGCGCCCGGCTTCGCGACGGTACGGACCCGGCCCAGCGGGTCGTACGTCGTCCTCGTGACGACCGAGTACGAGGTCCCGGCGCCGTCCACACCGGCGGCGGCAGTGACCAGCCCCTTCGTCGGGGCGTCACCGTACGACTGGTTGTCGTAGGTGGTGCGGGTCGCGCTGATCAGCTTCGTGGCCGGGTCGGCGATGTCGTGGGCCGCGCAGGTGGTGCCGGTGGTGCGCTGTTGC
The DNA window shown above is from Streptomyces akebiae and carries:
- a CDS encoding NucA/NucB deoxyribonuclease domain-containing protein is translated as MTSTGLRETQCRNLPVFVVDGKRTPEIAINDRSAIDKGHPLLLHYAKNKGENRDNRELAGCMSAWTGSGSCDEYPFASTREGGLGAQTRGVPLSEQMKQGSDLSAFYRSNKMQRNDEFLVAVINVRRREDGTYVAG